The following are encoded together in the Montipora foliosa isolate CH-2021 chromosome 12, ASM3666993v2, whole genome shotgun sequence genome:
- the LOC137979432 gene encoding UDP-galactose transporter senju-like yields the protein MSTPLKTGAVSDLKNLFATPKHFLIFIGYMALFINQGILVTATKDENNHYPYNTTTVVLLSEFIKLLVSFGLQLRTITLGEFIKQVFSNTKVLLLYVVPSFLYCLYNNLAFVNLANYDPTTYYLLLQFRVVVTGVIFQVLFDKQLSVRQWVSLLLLTFGCIVKQMKFENLTKASNSTFSQFFDVHLILILVQVFCSCFAGVYNEYLLKGKGGEVPFMVQNFFMYLDSIVSNFAVLWFNGTLSDAFTRESIASISQGKVLAIVFNNAAIGITTAMFLQQLNSILKTFASALEIMFTAVLCWFIFGIPVDIFTFIAIAIVSYAVVLYAQNPVDNTTKQEKPNNVGSQKADTNV from the exons ATGTCTACCCCTCTAAAAACCGGTGCTGTTTCTGATCTTAAGAACCTTTTTGCTACGCCAAAgcactttttaatttttataggGTACATGGCACTGTTTATAAACCAAG GAATCCTTGTGACAGCTACCAAGGACGAAAACAACCATTACCCTTACAACACAACAACAGTGGTTCTGCTATCTGAATTTATCAAACTTCTCGTTTCTTTTGGGCTTCAACTTAGAAC CATCACCTTGGGTGAATTCATCAAACAAGTTTTCTCCAACACTAAGG TTTTGCTTCTCTACGTTGTCCCATCATTCTTGTACTGTCTTTACAACAACTTGGCCTTTGTGAATTTGGCAAACTATGACCCAACAACCTACTACCTTTTGCTGCAATTTAGGGTTGTTGTAACTGGAGTAATATTTCAG GTTCTCTTTGACAAGCAGCTAAGTGTTCGACAGTGGGTTTCTTTGCTGTTATTAACATTTGGCTGCATTGTAAAGCAAATGAAATTTGAGAACCTTACCAAAGCCAGCAACAGCACTTTCTCTCAGTTCTTTGATGTCCATTTGATTTTAATCCTTGTTCAGGTGTTTTGTTCATGCTTTGCTGGTGTTTATAATGAGTACCTTCTTAAAGGAAAAGGTGGCGAAGTTCCATTTATGGTccagaattttttcatgtatttgGATTCAATCGTTTCTAATTTTGCTGTGCTTTGGTTCAATGGCACACTTTCGGATGCCTTTACAAGAGAAAGCATTGCATCTATTTCCCAGGGTAAAGTATTGGCTATAGTGTTTAACAACGCAGCCATTGGTATAACTACAGCTATGTTCTTACAGCAACTCAATTCTATTCTCAAGACTTTTGCAAGTGCTTTAGAGATCATGTTCACAGCTGTATTGTGTTGGTTTATCTTTGGCATCCCAGTAGACATCTTTACATTTATTGCCATTGCCATAGTGTCATATGCAGTAGTTCTTTATGCTCAAAACCCTGTGGATAACACAACGAAACAAGAAAAGCCTAACAATGTTGGTTCTCAAAAAGCTGACACAAATGTTTAA